In a genomic window of Papilio machaon chromosome 4, ilPapMach1.1, whole genome shotgun sequence:
- the LOC106718375 gene encoding BMP-binding endothelial regulator protein has protein sequence MRGPRRALAPPAALAASTLPPLLPPHLPPLLPLLLLLPLLLTHHLATADNGLIKGQRAPCSNEGEAVRLQDSRLEHEWSSCFRCICKNGFVECRSGGGEEECGSMEECAVVLPRAGCCARCKGCWYNGTERVSHTEWAEGGRLLRCEAGVVTVSRPECYVPCDRPRRQRHTHYNCPVCDECVINGQRVGEGRDVRVPEEPCLSCRCVHGALSCAKRACPVLPCARAHQHTPPGECCPRCTHPMSDKFLPGLGSSLPKPCILGKEYHAHLSRFQVDPCTDCTCMNGTTVCTRHTCPVLTCGARALPPAPGKCCPECPNIEEAKAACVVGGVTYQDGEIWQLDACKSCECHGGEPRCAMERCPPLSCPSDQNLRQLPGQCCPKCVDIDGICTVFGDPHYKTFDGKFYSFQGSCKYQLVSDCANHTFSIRISNDARNTSHSSWTRTATLRIGATKINMGRKMRVKVNGQRVTLPHNIKKVADIIRSNGSVLLKSDIGVQLVWDGDGFLEVTVSSAYKNKLCGLCGNFNSMARDDMRTRDGRQLNDPWRFGSSWRVGGRRSCSRPSERPSMNLRCPQSKLVKARRLCRGFDRYEAFSDCGGKVNPHNYREACVLDACSCAGKRCHCAAYRAYARECTRLGAEPHGWARAAWCEGPPPPWLGRSRKQSLAKPTKKAYLVPPVIPKSSNNRTRPPPPILH, from the exons ATGCGAGGCCCGCGCCGCGCGCTCGCCCCGCCCGCCGCGCTTGCCGCCAGCACTCTGCCGCCACTCCTGCCGCCCCACCTGCCGCCGCTTCTACCGCTGTTGCTGCTGCTACCACTCCTGCTCACACACCACCTCGCCACAGCTGACAACGGTCTCATTA aGGGTCAGCGCGCGCCGTGCTCTAACGAGGGCGAGGCGGTGCGGCTGCAGGACTCACGGCTCGAGCACGAGTGGAGCAGTTGCTTCCGTTGCATTTGTAAG AACGGGTTCGTGGAGTGCCGCAGCGGAGGCGGCGAGGAGGAGTGCGGGTCGATGGAGGAGTGTGCGGTAGTGCTGCCGCGGGCAGGGTGCTGTGCACGCTGCAAGGGCTGCTGGTACAACGGCACGGAGCGCGTCTCGCACACCGAATGGGCTGAGGGCGGCAGACTGCTTCGCTGCGAGGCCGGCGTAGTCACCGTCTCCCGGCCCGAATGCTACGTGCCCTGCGACCGGCCCCGGCGGCAGCGGCACACACACTACAATTGCCCTGTCTGTGatg AATGCGTGATCAACGGCCAGCGTGTAGGCGAGGGTCGAGACGTGCGCGTGCCGGAGGAGCCGTGCTTGTCGTGCCGCTGCGTACATGGCGCTCTGTCGTGTGCCAAGCGTGCCTGCCCTGTGCTACCTTGCGCGCGTGCACACCAGCACACGCCGCCCGGCGAGTGCTGCCCACGATGCACACACCCCATGTCCGACAAATTTCTGCCTG GTTTAGGTAGTTCGTTACCGAAGCCTTGCATACTCGGCAAGGAGTACCACGCGCACCTAAGCCGGTTTCAGGTGGATCCGTGCACGGACTGCACGTGTATGAATGGCACGACGGTGTGCACGCGGCACACTTGCCCGGTCCTAACATGCGGTGCACGCGCGTTACCCCCAGCCCCGGGAAAATGCTGTCCTGAATGCCCAAACATCGAAGAGGCCAAAGCTGCCTGTGTTGTTGGCGGGGTTACCTATCag gaTGGAGAAATTTGGCAATTGGACGCGTGCAAATCATGCGAATGTCACGGTGGCGAGCCGAGATGTGCCATGGAGAGATGTCCGCCGCTGTCATGTCCTTCCGACCAAAACTTACGGCAGCTTCCAGGACAGTGCTGTCCTAAGTGTGTGGACATCGACGGTATATGCACGGTCTTCGGTGATCCTCACTATAAAACTTTCGATGGAAAATTCTATAGCTTCCAAGGATCATGCAAATATCAGTTAGTATCGGACTGCGCGAATCACACCTTCTCGATAAGGATATCGAACGACGCAAGAAATACTTCACATTCCTCATGGACCCGTACGGCAACGTTGCGTATTGGGgccacaaaaataaatatgggaCGCAAAATGCGCGTCAAAGTGAACGGTCAAAGAGTGACACTACcccataatattaaaaaagtagccgaCATAATCCGAAGCAACGGTTCCGTTCTTTTAAAATCTGACATCGGAGTGCAACTCGTCTGGGACGGGGATGGATTTTTAGAGGTGACCGTATCCAGtgcgtataaaaataaactgtgcGGGTTGTGTGGGAATTTCAATTCCATGGCGAGAGACGATATGAGGACGAGGGACGGGAGACAGTTAAACGATCCGTGGCGTTTCGGTTCGTCGTGGCGAGTGGGCGGGCGGCGCTCGTGCTCGCGTCCGTCGGAGCGACCGAGTATGAATCTGCGTTGCCCACAGTCTAAGTTGGTGAAGGCGCGGAGGTTGTGCCGTGGTTTCGACCGATACGAGGCGTTTTCGGATTGCGGCGGCAAAGTGAACCCCCACAATTATCGCGAGGCGTGCGTGCTGGATGCGTGCAGTTGCGCCGGCAAGCGCTGCCACTGCGCGGCGTACCGGGCCTATGCGCGCGAGTGCACGCGCCTGGGTGCCGAGCCACACGGGTGGGCGCGGGCGGCCTGGTGCGAAGGGCCGCCGCCACCCTGGCTGGGTCGGTCACGAAAGCAGTCGCTAGCCAAGCCCACTAAGAAGGCGTACCTGGTGCCGCCAGTCATCCCCAAGTCGAGCAATAATCGCACCCGACCGCCGCCACCAATACTGCACTAA
- the LOC106718547 gene encoding troponin C, isoallergen Bla g 6.0301 isoform X2 — protein MSMLNIEGTTFNVLRKAFDGFDHNRSGSIPCDFVADILRMMGQPFNKKILEELIEEVDADKSGRLEFPEFVTLAAKFIVEEDAEAMQKELREAFRLYDKEGNGYIPTSSLREILRELDEQLTDEELDGLIQEIDTDGSGTVDFDEFMEMMTGE, from the exons ATGAGCATGCTGAACATCGAGGGTACGACGTTCAACG TCCTCCGCAAGGCCTTCGACGGCTTCGACCACAACCGCTCGGGCAGCATCCCATGTGACTTCGTCGCGGACATTCTCCGGATGATGGGGCAGccctttaacaaaaaaatccttGAAGAACTCATCGAGGAAGTCGATGCCGACA AATCTGGCCGTCTAGAGTTTCCCGAGTTCGTAACTTTGGCTGCCAAGTTCATTGTTGAAGAGGATGCAGAAGCCATGCAAAAAGAGCTCCGCGAAGCATTTAGGTTATACGACAAGGAAG gCAACGGATACATTCCCACATCGAGCCTGCGCGAGATCCTGCGCGAGCTAGACGAGCAGCTCACAGACGAAGAGCTAGACGGCCTTATCCAGGAGATTGACACCGACGGTAGCGGCACCGTTGACTTCGATG AGTTCATGGAGATGATGACCGGAGAATAA
- the LOC106718547 gene encoding troponin C isoform X3, translating into MSMLNIEVLRKAFDGFDHNRSGSIPCDFVADILRMMGQPFNKKILEELIEEVDADKSGRLEFPEFVTLAAKFIVEEDAEAMQKELREAFRLYDKEGNGYIPTSSLREILRELDEQLTDEELDGLIQEIDTDGSGTVDFDEFMEMMTGE; encoded by the exons ATGAGCATGCTGAACATCGAGG TCCTCCGCAAGGCCTTCGACGGCTTCGACCACAACCGCTCGGGCAGCATCCCATGTGACTTCGTCGCGGACATTCTCCGGATGATGGGGCAGccctttaacaaaaaaatccttGAAGAACTCATCGAGGAAGTCGATGCCGACA AATCTGGCCGTCTAGAGTTTCCCGAGTTCGTAACTTTGGCTGCCAAGTTCATTGTTGAAGAGGATGCAGAAGCCATGCAAAAAGAGCTCCGCGAAGCATTTAGGTTATACGACAAGGAAG gCAACGGATACATTCCCACATCGAGCCTGCGCGAGATCCTGCGCGAGCTAGACGAGCAGCTCACAGACGAAGAGCTAGACGGCCTTATCCAGGAGATTGACACCGACGGTAGCGGCACCGTTGACTTCGATG AGTTCATGGAGATGATGACCGGAGAATAA